A stretch of DNA from Nonlabens ponticola:
ACGTGGACTGGTTTATCCTGATCAGCACGATTGCGTTCATTGTTCTCTACGGACTTTATAAAACTCGCGGAAAGCAATCCAGTGAGGAATATATTAAAGGTGGCGATGCTCGCTGGTGGACCGTAGGTTTATCAGTCATGGCGACGCAAGCCAGTGCCATTACTTTTTTGAGCACGCCAGGACAAGCCTATACGGATGGTCTTGAGTTTGTGCAATTCTATTTTGGATTGCCTATCGCAGTCGTCATCATTTGTGTGACTTTTATTCCTATCTATCATAAACTCAAGGTTTATACGGCTTATGAGTTTCTGGAAAAACGTTTTGATTTAAAAACGCGAAGCCTTGCCTCCATCCTATTTTTAATACAACGTGGACTAGCAGCTGGAATCACCATCTATGCACCTGCCATCATCTTGAGTGCTGTACTCAATTGGGAACTGAAGTATTTGAATATTGCCATTGGTATTCTTGTTATTATTTACACCGTTTCTGGTGGTACCAAGGCAGTAAATGTTACCCAAAAACAACAGATGATTATCATCATGAGCGGAATGATAACTGCTTTTGTATTGATCGTTACCCAATTGCCTGATAACGTCTCGTTTGATCAAGCGCTAACCATGGCAGGAAAGGCAGAGAAAATGAAGATTATCGATACCAGTTTCTCACTGGATGATCGATACAATATCTGGAGTGCGATTTTTGGTGCGACTTTTTTGATGCTTAGTTATTTTGGGACCGATCAATCACAGGTACAACGCTATCTATCTGGAAAGTCTGTGAAGCAAATGCGTATAGGTTTGCTATTCAACGGTTTGCTCAAAGTGCCGATGCAATTCTTTATCCTGATGGTAGGCGTTATGGTATTTGTGTTTTACCAATTCAACAGCACACCATTGAATTTTAATCCAGCGGCAGAGAAAGCTGTGTTGGAAAGTCCTTATGCTGCGCAATATGATTCCTTGCAACAGCGCCACGATAACATACTTGCTGAGAAGCAAGCCATGCAACTTAATTATGCCAAATACCTAAACAAAGAATACGTATCACCACCGGATAAACTAGAAAGACGTCTAGAGCAATTTAGAGTTGTTGAAGAAG
This window harbors:
- a CDS encoding sodium:solute symporter, giving the protein MESSWFTQKLGELSHVDWFILISTIAFIVLYGLYKTRGKQSSEEYIKGGDARWWTVGLSVMATQASAITFLSTPGQAYTDGLEFVQFYFGLPIAVVIICVTFIPIYHKLKVYTAYEFLEKRFDLKTRSLASILFLIQRGLAAGITIYAPAIILSAVLNWELKYLNIAIGILVIIYTVSGGTKAVNVTQKQQMIIIMSGMITAFVLIVTQLPDNVSFDQALTMAGKAEKMKIIDTSFSLDDRYNIWSAIFGATFLMLSYFGTDQSQVQRYLSGKSVKQMRIGLLFNGLLKVPMQFFILMVGVMVFVFYQFNSTPLNFNPAAEKAVLESPYAAQYDSLQQRHDNILAEKQAMQLNYAKYLNKEYVSPPDKLERRLEQFRVVEEENREAARQLIKKADDGIETNDKDFVFIHFILKHLPKGLIGLLLAVILSAAMSSTASELNALSSTSTIDIYKRFSGKEYDDDHYVKVSKWLTLAWGLIAIGFASVVSLFDNLIQLVNIIGSLFYGTILGIFLVAFYLKKVKGQAIFIAAVISEAVVIACYSLDAADNDISILPFLWLNPLGAILTVVLSLIIQKTQPHQTETLPTS